The Nitrospirota bacterium nucleotide sequence GGTGCTCCGTCTTGTGAACGACCCCAATACCGAGATTGAAGTGCTTCAAAATGCAATTATGGCGGATCAGTCGCTTTCGGCAAGGGTTCTGAGGGTAGCAAACTCTGTTTTCTATGGATCGCGTCGGAATATTGACACAGTCTCTGACGCAATTATCATGACAGGCTTTCAGACGATAAAAAATCTCGTACTTGCTGCAGCAACAAAGGACGTTTATAAAAAATTCGGCCTTCTGGAGCAGAAACTCTGGGAGCATAGCATAGGTGTTTCTGTGGCGGCGAGCATTCTGGCAAGGGAAGTGGGGGGCATAAGCTCTGAAGAGGCCACGGTGGCAGGACTTTTGCACGATGTCGGCAAGGTGGTCATGAACAACAGTCAGCCGGAGCGTTTCGGGATGCTGACAGAGATGGTCTATAATGACCGCATTACCTTTACCCAGAAGGAAAAGGAAATTTTTGGGTTCGGCCATGCAGAGGTTGGCGGTCTGTTTGCGCAGAGATGGGAATTTCCTGACGGGCTCTGCGACGTCATAAGGAGGCATCATTATGAACAGCCTGATGACCTTATGGATATGGAACCTGCCCGGAGGATACTCTGCACTGTCATCGCGCTTGCCGACGCCCTCTGTGTCAGGCTTGGGGTAGGCTACCGGGGTCCCATGGCAGATCTGGTGCTGAGGGACGCAGAATGCAGGGATCTTCTGGAGATAAACGACGACCGTTACGCCGAGATCATCGAGGAGTTCAAGCGGGCCTATGTGCTCGAAAAGAGCAGCTACCAGATGTGAGAAAAACAATGCTGAATGCCGGCCCTCTGTAACGTTGCGCGTTCAGCATTGACAAAGGACTTATGGCAATAGAGGCGCTCAAAAGGATATTCCAGATTCCTGCTCTGAAAAAGCAGAGAGAAGTTGAACCTGCCCAGGAGCAGAAGAAGCGCAAGCCGCCCAAAAAAGAGAAGGAATCGTCCGGTGGAAAGGTTGATATCAAGATCTGAGATGTTATGCTGAAGAAACGTACGACAAAAGAGGGCGACAGGCAGGCCGCTGAGGCCGCCCGGAAGTTTCTTTCCCTTGAAGTCGCCGAGATTAGTGAGATCGCAGACAAACTCTTCGGCAAGCTCGATGCAAGAATGAAGGCCCTCTCAGCCCTTGAAGAGAGAATCGATAAGAAGATCGCTGTTCTGGAATCCCTTCTGCTGAAAGCCGAAAAAACGGAATATACAGCCCGCCATGCAGATGATAACCGTTACCATGAAATTGCCGAACTGCGTGACAAGGGTCTGAAAGTTGACGAAATAGCCGGTATCCTTGACATACCACGCGGCGAGATAGAACTGATACTCAGCCTCAGGAAATAACTACCGGGCAAATCTTTTCTCAACACGGCAATTTTTTCCCAACTCGCCTGAGGGGATTAGGGATTTGGTATTAGGGCTTATAACATATACGTTTACAGTCAGATGAGATCTTATTGATTTATCGAGTTTTTATTGTTAGATCGCCTCATTTCTTCATTATCTTTGCTGATTTCTAACCCCCAGTCCCTAATCCCTGCCCTGATGGCATTTGAATTGCATCTATCCATTACATGCATAAGGGAATCTATATCGCGCTCTCCGGAGCAACACTGAAACAGGCACAGATGGATATTACGGCGAATAATCTTGCCAATGCGAACACCGCAGGGTTCAAAAGAGATAAGATCTCATTTCAGGAATACCTTGTATCAGCAATGAACGGCAGAACTGAGACCCCTGATGGCAGAGCCATGAGCTTCTATGGCAGCGTGCAGACGGATTTTCAGCCCGGCAGTATCGTTCATACCGGCAATCCTCTTGATGTTGCCATAGACGGCAGCGGTATGCTGAGTCTGGAAAACGGCCAGTACACGAGGAGGGGAGACCTGCGCCTGGACAGCGAAGGGTATCTTGTCAACCAGCGCGGCATCAAGGTCCTCGGCAGCGGCGGCCCCATCAGGATAACGGACACCGGCAGGATCGAAATCAGCAACGCCGGAGAGGTTTCGGTTATTAATGCCGAAAATAACTCGGTAATCGACACGCTCAAGGTAGTCGAATTCATGGACCCCTCAGTGCTGAAAAAGGCCGGCGAAGACGCCTATACTGCCGCTCAGGCAGGAACCGAAGCCAAGGCATCTATCCAGCAGGGATACCTTGAAAAGTCCAATGTTGACGTCGTAAAGGAAATGGTCCAGATGATAACTGCTTTGAGGGAATACGAGACCTATCAGAAAGCGATCCAGTCTTTTGATGATTCAATAGGGCGTGTCCTGAGCGACATGCCGAAGATATAACAGGAGGTCAGTATGATACGGTCACTCTATTCAGCAGCAACGGGCATGGAAGCCCAGAAACTCAACATAGACGTTATTGCCAACAACCTGGCCAACGTCAATACGGTTGGGTTCAAGAAGAGCCGGGCCGATTTTCAGGACCTGCTGTATCAGACCCTGAGGGCTCCGGGTGCAGCCTCTGCAGAAGGTACACAGATACCCTCGGGTATTCAGATCGGTCTTGGCGTCAAGCCGGTGGCTGTGCAGAAGATGTTCCAGCAGGGAGACTTTATGCTGACCAATAATCCGCTTGATCTCGTGATCGAGGGCGGCGGCTTTTTCCAGATCACCCAGCCTGACGGAACGCTTGCCTATACACGCTCCGGAGCGTTCAAACTTGACAGTGACGGCCGTATCGTAAATTCTGACGGCTATCCCATGGAGCCTGCGATTACAATTCCTGCAGACACGCTGAACATTACGGTAGGTTCGGATGGCAAGGTGAGCGTCCTTCAGGCAGGCAGTACCACGCCGACGCAGATCGGCCAGATCGAACTTGCCCGTTTTATTAACCCCGGCGGGCTCAGTGCTCTTGGCAAGAACCTTTTTCAGCCGACTGGATCATCAGGCGATCCGAC carries:
- a CDS encoding HDOD domain-containing protein translates to MQNNIELILKTCEIPSVPMVAMKVLRLVNDPNTEIEVLQNAIMADQSLSARVLRVANSVFYGSRRNIDTVSDAIIMTGFQTIKNLVLAAATKDVYKKFGLLEQKLWEHSIGVSVAASILAREVGGISSEEATVAGLLHDVGKVVMNNSQPERFGMLTEMVYNDRITFTQKEKEIFGFGHAEVGGLFAQRWEFPDGLCDVIRRHHYEQPDDLMDMEPARRILCTVIALADALCVRLGVGYRGPMADLVLRDAECRDLLEINDDRYAEIIEEFKRAYVLEKSSYQM
- a CDS encoding DUF2802 domain-containing protein, translated to MLKKRTTKEGDRQAAEAARKFLSLEVAEISEIADKLFGKLDARMKALSALEERIDKKIAVLESLLLKAEKTEYTARHADDNRYHEIAELRDKGLKVDEIAGILDIPRGEIELILSLRK
- the flgF gene encoding flagellar basal-body rod protein FlgF; this translates as MHKGIYIALSGATLKQAQMDITANNLANANTAGFKRDKISFQEYLVSAMNGRTETPDGRAMSFYGSVQTDFQPGSIVHTGNPLDVAIDGSGMLSLENGQYTRRGDLRLDSEGYLVNQRGIKVLGSGGPIRITDTGRIEISNAGEVSVINAENNSVIDTLKVVEFMDPSVLKKAGEDAYTAAQAGTEAKASIQQGYLEKSNVDVVKEMVQMITALREYETYQKAIQSFDDSIGRVLSDMPKI
- the flgG gene encoding flagellar basal-body rod protein FlgG → MIRSLYSAATGMEAQKLNIDVIANNLANVNTVGFKKSRADFQDLLYQTLRAPGAASAEGTQIPSGIQIGLGVKPVAVQKMFQQGDFMLTNNPLDLVIEGGGFFQITQPDGTLAYTRSGAFKLDSDGRIVNSDGYPMEPAITIPADTLNITVGSDGKVSVLQAGSTTPTQIGQIELARFINPGGLSALGKNLFQPTGSSGDPTTGNPSTEGLGTINQGFLEMSNVNVVEEMVNMIISQRAYEVTSKVVQASDEMLQTANNMKR